A genomic segment from Syntrophotalea acetylenivorans encodes:
- a CDS encoding murein hydrolase activator EnvC family protein, with amino-acid sequence MSFYQMLLYLPLLLLLLFGHPGDLFSKDLHGNRQELKEIRQRIEKLSASLEKEQKKKTTLQKDLAGVQKQLTRLRAREEEHASNLKSLKKDISVKEEAIRKITAASQERRKLVARRLGAIYRGGQTRFLRILFANRSPAEIAEDYHYFKKVVQHDRSLLASFRQEQEALAGELASLESFEEQRKQQIEQLKISRETLKKGRRLKKQLLSKLKRRQGALSVELKTLKEKSARLAALVKKLESAPTSKYTQVFGDFSRQKGRLAWPVKGRIKVPFGTGRLAGLGTLYDSQGVEIEVSGNQAIHAIWGGTVIYANNFRGFGNMIIVDHGDNFYSLYAQASRLQKKVGDSVSTGELLGYPGFEDADSIYFEIRHHGTPLDPLAWLKPRT; translated from the coding sequence ATGTCCTTTTATCAAATGCTACTTTATCTTCCTCTTCTTCTGCTGCTACTGTTCGGTCATCCGGGAGACCTTTTTTCGAAGGACCTCCATGGCAATCGACAGGAATTGAAGGAGATTCGGCAGCGTATTGAGAAGCTGTCTGCCAGCCTGGAAAAGGAACAGAAGAAGAAAACGACCTTGCAAAAGGACCTGGCCGGGGTGCAGAAGCAGTTAACCCGTTTACGGGCTCGTGAGGAAGAGCATGCCAGCAACCTTAAGTCATTAAAAAAGGATATTTCCGTTAAAGAGGAAGCTATCCGTAAAATCACGGCCGCGAGCCAGGAACGCCGTAAGTTGGTCGCACGCCGTCTTGGAGCCATCTATCGTGGAGGCCAGACGCGCTTTCTGCGTATCCTGTTCGCAAATCGTTCTCCGGCTGAAATAGCCGAAGATTATCATTACTTCAAAAAGGTAGTTCAACACGACCGGAGCCTGCTGGCATCCTTCCGTCAAGAGCAAGAGGCCCTTGCTGGTGAGCTCGCCTCTCTAGAGTCCTTCGAGGAACAGCGAAAACAGCAAATTGAGCAGCTCAAGATCAGTCGTGAAACGTTGAAGAAAGGGCGGCGACTGAAAAAACAGCTGCTCTCGAAACTTAAGCGCCGACAAGGCGCTTTGTCCGTAGAATTGAAAACCCTTAAGGAAAAAAGCGCACGCTTAGCTGCTCTGGTCAAAAAGCTTGAATCCGCCCCAACCAGCAAGTATACTCAGGTATTCGGCGACTTCTCCCGCCAAAAGGGGAGGTTAGCTTGGCCTGTAAAAGGGCGGATCAAGGTACCGTTTGGTACCGGTCGTCTGGCCGGTCTTGGGACCTTGTATGATAGCCAGGGGGTCGAAATTGAAGTATCCGGCAACCAGGCCATTCATGCCATATGGGGTGGTACGGTTATTTATGCCAATAACTTCCGTGGCTTTGGCAATATGATCATTGTTGACCACGGGGACAACTTTTATTCTCTTTATGCCCAAGCCAGTCGTTTACAAAAAAAAGTCGGGGATTCTGTTTCGACCGGTGAATTATTAGGCTACCCCGGGTTTGAAGATGCCGACAGCATTTACTTTGAAATCAGGCATCACGGCACTCCCCTTGACCCACTGGCTTGGCTTAAACCTCGTACTTAA
- a CDS encoding divergent polysaccharide deacetylase family protein has protein sequence MPISVVQTPAIGDVQLELDSMLWRAGISFDRLQITPESGFLYYEVRAPLPAPKDLKQLQHRLKKLSKELWVENRQPGGQLVIRFNKEILFLIDFKPSKIAESVPVRPRMAIIMDDLGHETHSAKTLIDIQLPVTFAILPYTAQAGTVARLAHQNGYEVMLHIPMEPQNYPAIDPGPGALIMSMDPFAVQNQLRQWLDELPYVVGGNNHMGSRLTEDPESMGAVLEVLRERRMFFIDSRTSASSVAIIEARRKGVPAISRDVFLDNVREVPAIAREIRKLAGMARRRGSAVGICHPYPETLAALRQEAEVLREQGIDVVPVSQLLVKAKGRTVGKGG, from the coding sequence GTGCCGATATCTGTTGTACAAACACCGGCTATCGGAGATGTCCAGCTTGAATTGGATAGCATGTTGTGGCGGGCAGGCATCTCATTTGACCGGTTACAGATTACTCCTGAATCCGGATTCTTGTATTATGAGGTGCGAGCCCCATTACCGGCACCTAAAGATCTCAAGCAGTTGCAACATCGCTTAAAGAAACTGTCGAAAGAACTGTGGGTCGAGAACAGACAGCCCGGGGGACAGCTTGTTATCCGTTTTAACAAGGAAATTTTATTCCTCATCGATTTCAAGCCTTCCAAAATCGCCGAATCGGTTCCCGTTAGACCGCGGATGGCCATCATCATGGATGACCTGGGTCATGAAACCCATTCAGCCAAAACCCTTATCGACATTCAACTACCCGTTACTTTTGCTATTCTCCCTTACACGGCACAGGCCGGTACGGTAGCTCGTTTGGCGCACCAGAATGGTTATGAAGTGATGTTGCATATCCCTATGGAACCGCAGAACTACCCGGCTATCGATCCGGGACCCGGGGCCTTGATCATGAGCATGGACCCTTTTGCAGTCCAGAATCAATTACGACAATGGCTCGATGAATTGCCTTATGTGGTGGGAGGTAATAACCACATGGGTTCACGCCTGACGGAAGATCCAGAGTCCATGGGCGCAGTGCTGGAAGTTCTACGGGAACGAAGGATGTTTTTTATCGATAGTCGGACCAGTGCTTCTTCTGTTGCAATCATTGAAGCGCGCCGAAAGGGAGTCCCGGCCATCTCGCGGGATGTTTTTTTGGATAATGTACGAGAAGTTCCCGCCATCGCGCGAGAAATTCGTAAATTGGCCGGTATGGCCCGGCGGCGGGGTTCTGCCGTTGGTATCTGCCATCCTTATCCTGAAACTCTGGCGGCGCTACGACAAGAGGCAGAGGTGCTGCGTGAACAAGGAATTGATGTTGTGCCTGTGTCTCAGTTGCTGGTGAAAGCCAAGGGAAGGACGGTCGGCAAGGGCGGGTAG
- a CDS encoding ParA family protein: MQSPYVITISSEKGGVGKTTLATNLAIYLKALNEELPVTLFSFDNHFSVDRMFRIGKSPGDADVSGLFTGSRPEELLEVGEYGVQFIPSNRRLEDLPQVKEAGFDRLARTLATGALKGIVLIDTRPTLDILTRNALYAADRVIIPVKDAPSLENCKNLYDFCESQGISKRALRLLPCLIDSRIRYKGPFTDAYQLLKAYAINRGYRCMEGYIAKSPKVESLNTNPEGRIYPVLTHGRGTNVHLQFSHLARQVLLSFKECKQFRIDDLRQNLAAKQRQQDQALLKLRERLVPDCLICGKSLFDEKEDVSAKYYCETSDGQVSGYLEESCFSDLVFRHFYRSQKEISPSNPLRELFRESAQRSYFVMRMASTKNGFEKPGLTFHRFDENGLEISQKTIEVKEFESRFLHREKTRLYRLLETTVLAENVADNCFLLIRRAGSPSSPGILPAEQRSAFEQTLSNVSKKLR; this comes from the coding sequence ATGCAAAGTCCCTACGTTATAACAATCTCAAGTGAAAAGGGCGGTGTCGGTAAAACGACCCTGGCCACCAACTTGGCCATTTACCTGAAGGCTTTGAACGAAGAACTACCGGTTACCCTGTTTAGTTTTGACAATCATTTCTCTGTTGATCGCATGTTCCGTATCGGCAAAAGCCCGGGAGACGCCGATGTAAGCGGGCTGTTCACCGGTAGCCGACCGGAGGAATTACTGGAAGTTGGAGAATATGGAGTCCAGTTTATCCCTTCCAATCGCCGCCTCGAAGACCTGCCACAAGTAAAGGAGGCCGGTTTTGATCGGCTGGCACGAACCTTGGCGACCGGAGCACTGAAAGGGATTGTGTTAATAGACACCCGCCCTACCCTGGATATATTAACCCGTAATGCATTGTATGCAGCCGATCGAGTTATTATTCCCGTCAAGGACGCCCCATCACTGGAGAACTGTAAAAATCTCTACGATTTTTGTGAAAGCCAGGGCATTTCCAAACGTGCTCTGCGCCTGCTGCCCTGCTTGATCGACTCTCGCATACGCTATAAAGGTCCTTTCACCGATGCATACCAGCTGCTAAAGGCCTATGCGATCAATCGGGGATACCGCTGCATGGAGGGCTATATTGCCAAGAGTCCCAAAGTGGAATCGTTGAACACAAATCCCGAAGGCCGAATCTATCCTGTTTTGACCCATGGCCGGGGAACCAATGTTCATTTACAATTCTCTCATCTTGCCCGCCAGGTACTACTGTCGTTCAAGGAGTGCAAACAATTTCGTATCGATGACCTTCGCCAGAACTTGGCTGCAAAACAACGGCAGCAAGATCAGGCCCTGCTGAAACTTCGTGAACGACTTGTGCCTGACTGTCTGATTTGCGGCAAATCCTTGTTTGATGAAAAAGAAGATGTTTCGGCAAAGTATTATTGCGAAACATCCGATGGTCAGGTCAGCGGCTATCTGGAAGAATCCTGTTTCTCGGATTTAGTATTCCGCCATTTTTACCGTTCGCAAAAAGAAATTTCACCGAGCAACCCTCTACGAGAACTTTTTCGAGAATCGGCTCAACGTTCCTATTTTGTCATGCGGATGGCATCAACTAAAAACGGTTTTGAAAAACCCGGCCTTACTTTCCACCGATTTGACGAAAATGGCCTGGAGATTTCTCAGAAAACCATAGAGGTCAAAGAGTTCGAAAGTCGTTTTTTACACCGGGAGAAAACCAGGCTTTATCGCTTGCTGGAGACGACAGTGCTTGCTGAAAACGTTGCAGACAACTGTTTTCTGCTCATTCGCAGAGCCGGGTCACCATCGTCCCCAGGAATATTGCCCGCCGAACAACGTTCAGCATTTGAGCAGACCCTATCCAACGTTTCAAAAAAACTGCGCTAG
- the xseA gene encoding exodeoxyribonuclease VII large subunit, with product MDSGTVLTVSRLVNLLKELVEDNFVQVVVRGEVSNFSAPASGHYYFALKDDRHQMKAVMFRMHNRALDFVPKNGMEVMAQGHMSLYAQRGELQLVVDKLQPCGLGSQQVALEELRARLAGEGLFDPSRKRKLPAFPVTIGVVTSATGAAVHDILNVLRRRGSGLKILLCPVPVQGVGAAKQIAAAIQDLNRHAQADVLIVGRGGGSPEDLHAFNEEPVARAIYASAIPVIAAVGHEIDFSIADQVADLRAPTPSAAAELVVKERRELESHIDHLTLRLCGQMNNRLSLLRERINGLKNRLQGGLYRFDSSRQKVLDLLRRVEASMQVRLQDAATKLQLAAGRLDSLSPLATLKRGYAIVTRIGDNAAIRDTAELEVGVPLHLRFSHGSAEAVVTSLDSETFRQKPLD from the coding sequence ATGGATTCAGGAACTGTTTTAACCGTTTCGCGATTAGTCAACCTGTTAAAGGAACTGGTCGAAGACAATTTCGTGCAAGTAGTGGTTAGAGGTGAGGTAAGTAATTTTTCTGCTCCCGCATCCGGTCACTATTATTTTGCCCTAAAGGATGATCGCCACCAAATGAAGGCGGTTATGTTCCGCATGCATAATCGTGCTCTCGACTTCGTCCCTAAGAACGGGATGGAAGTTATGGCCCAGGGGCATATGTCCCTTTATGCTCAACGGGGAGAGCTGCAGCTTGTTGTCGACAAACTGCAACCCTGCGGCCTCGGCAGTCAGCAAGTCGCCCTGGAAGAGCTTCGGGCCCGCCTGGCAGGGGAAGGTCTGTTCGACCCTTCCCGTAAACGGAAGCTTCCGGCCTTCCCGGTAACTATCGGTGTCGTCACCTCCGCAACGGGTGCTGCTGTGCACGATATACTTAACGTGTTGCGCAGACGCGGCAGTGGGCTGAAAATCCTACTATGTCCTGTGCCGGTTCAAGGGGTCGGAGCTGCCAAACAGATTGCCGCAGCCATTCAGGACCTTAATCGTCATGCCCAGGCCGATGTATTGATTGTCGGGCGCGGCGGGGGTTCACCGGAGGATCTTCATGCATTCAACGAAGAACCGGTGGCCCGTGCTATTTACGCATCAGCCATTCCGGTTATTGCAGCCGTTGGTCATGAAATCGATTTTTCCATCGCCGATCAAGTTGCCGACCTGCGCGCCCCGACTCCAAGTGCCGCAGCCGAACTGGTGGTCAAAGAGCGGCGAGAGTTGGAGAGCCATATTGATCATTTGACCTTGCGTCTTTGCGGCCAGATGAACAATCGCTTGAGCTTGCTGCGTGAGCGTATTAACGGTCTTAAAAACCGCTTACAGGGCGGGCTTTATCGTTTTGATTCGTCCAGGCAAAAGGTCCTGGATCTGCTTCGGCGTGTGGAGGCTTCAATGCAGGTTCGTCTCCAGGATGCCGCCACCAAACTACAACTTGCCGCCGGACGTCTTGATAGCTTATCGCCTCTGGCTACGTTAAAGCGGGGCTATGCCATCGTTACTCGCATCGGTGATAATGCGGCTATTCGAGATACGGCGGAACTTGAAGTTGGAGTCCCCCTGCATTTGCGCTTCTCCCACGGTAGCGCAGAAGCGGTTGTGACTTCTCTTGATTCGGAAACTTTTCGACAGAAGCCCCTTGACTGA